One genomic window of Gimesia chilikensis includes the following:
- the trpE gene encoding anthranilate synthase component I produces MKYVPDFDTFQQLSTQANLVPVYRQLTGDTLTPVSAYQLLEKGPYSFLFESVVGGEQISRYSFLGANPFLTIDAYQQRMVIQQQGETEERTVADPLQELESILDQYQAPELPGLPRFCGGAVGYAGYDVVRYSENLPDAPEDDRQLPDLSFALYDHMVVFDQINKTVLVVAHAHITPGMSESDLQAAYQAACEKIDQTCERFQTGDPAVLKMADISVNPHAEPDLEWSSNFSQQKFEAAVDACKEYIVAGDIFQVVLSQRLKLETSATPLDIYRSLRVVNPSPFMFLLKTPEVDLVGSSPEIMVRVEDGLTTIRPLAGTRKRGKTEAEDKRLAEELLADPKERAEHVMLIDLARNDVGRVSEFGSVELSDVMVVERYSHVMHITSNVTGTLTEGRTALDALRAGLPAGTVSGAPKVRAMEIVDEFEPHRRGPYAGAVGYLDFTGNMDTCIALRTLVMQGSTAYVQAGAGIVADSVPETEYYETLNKAKGLLKAIEVAEQQLK; encoded by the coding sequence TGAAATACGTTCCAGATTTTGATACTTTTCAACAGCTTTCCACACAGGCGAACCTGGTTCCCGTGTATCGCCAGTTGACCGGAGATACATTAACGCCGGTCAGTGCGTATCAGCTGCTGGAGAAGGGCCCGTACTCGTTTCTGTTTGAAAGCGTCGTGGGTGGTGAGCAGATCAGCCGCTACAGCTTCCTGGGGGCCAACCCCTTTCTGACTATCGATGCCTACCAGCAGCGGATGGTAATCCAGCAGCAGGGAGAGACCGAAGAGCGGACCGTCGCTGACCCACTGCAGGAACTGGAATCCATTCTGGATCAGTACCAGGCTCCCGAATTACCGGGGCTCCCCCGTTTCTGTGGAGGGGCCGTCGGTTATGCTGGCTACGATGTGGTGCGTTATTCTGAAAACCTGCCTGATGCACCTGAAGACGATCGTCAGCTCCCGGACCTCTCCTTTGCGCTGTACGACCATATGGTGGTCTTCGATCAGATTAATAAGACCGTGCTGGTGGTGGCACATGCCCATATTACTCCCGGAATGAGTGAGTCAGACCTCCAGGCCGCTTACCAGGCCGCCTGCGAGAAGATCGATCAGACCTGCGAACGCTTCCAGACCGGGGATCCTGCCGTTCTGAAGATGGCGGACATCAGTGTGAATCCCCATGCGGAACCGGATCTGGAATGGTCGTCCAATTTCTCACAGCAGAAATTTGAAGCAGCGGTGGACGCCTGCAAGGAATACATCGTGGCCGGCGATATTTTTCAGGTTGTCTTGAGTCAGCGCCTGAAACTGGAGACTTCGGCGACACCACTGGATATTTATCGCAGCCTGAGAGTCGTCAATCCGAGCCCGTTCATGTTTTTGCTGAAGACTCCCGAAGTTGATCTGGTCGGCAGCTCACCTGAAATCATGGTGCGTGTCGAAGACGGCCTGACGACGATCCGTCCCCTGGCGGGAACCCGCAAACGGGGGAAAACCGAGGCGGAAGACAAGCGGCTGGCCGAAGAACTGCTGGCCGACCCCAAAGAACGAGCCGAGCATGTGATGCTGATTGACCTGGCGCGGAATGATGTTGGTCGGGTAAGTGAGTTCGGTTCGGTGGAACTGTCGGATGTGATGGTAGTGGAACGTTACAGCCATGTCATGCACATCACATCCAATGTGACCGGTACTCTGACCGAAGGTCGAACGGCCCTGGATGCCTTGCGTGCCGGGCTGCCTGCAGGAACGGTCTCTGGTGCCCCCAAAGTGCGGGCCATGGAAATCGTCGACGAATTTGAACCACATCGACGAGGCCCGTATGCCGGCGCCGTCGGATATCTCGATTTTACGGGAAATATGGATACGTGTATTGCATTGCGTACGTTGGTCATGCAGGGATCGACGGCCTACGTTCAGGCCGGCGCCGGGATCGTTGCCGACAGTGTACCCGAGACGGAGTACTATGAAACATTGAACAAGGCAAAGGGGTTGCTGAAAGCGATTGAGGTCGCTGAACAACAACTGAAATAA